From uncultured Pseudodesulfovibrio sp.:
TACTTCACGGTACTTCTATTGTAAAGATTAACCGCTGGAGGACAGCGGATGAGCATGACCATCGGAGTCGATGCGCGGCACCTTGACGGAACCATGCACGGCATAGTCAGATACACGATAAAAACCATGGAGCACATGGTACAATCTCGCCGCTACCATTTTGTCCTCCTGTCTAACAATCCCATTGACCATCCATTTAAAAATAAAGACGCCGTCAGTGTTCATGTTGACTCAAAGTTCTCCCAGATGCCCGGTACCCTATGGCTTGCCCTCCGAGCCGGACACCTTCTCCGCAAGCTCGGCATAAACATTTTTTGGAGCCCCCTGCACGCACTCCCTCTCTACGGAGCATCAAACATTCCACTGGTTGTCACCATCCACGATCTGGCCCACATCTATTTCCCAAAATCAATGACATTGAAAAACCAGATCGTTCACCGGGTCTTTTTCTCCAAAGCCATCGGCAAGGCAACACAAATCATCGCCGTATCCCAGACAACTCGGAACGACCTGAAAAAAGAATTCGGCGCAGACGCCGCTGCAAAAACCTCAGTAATTTACGAAGGCAGATCTGAGCTTCCTCCGTCATCCAGCCCCCCACTGATCAAGGGAGATTACTTGTTATGCATCGGGTCAGTAGAACCACGCAAGAATATCGCCAGCACAGTCGAAGCTCTCCGCCTCCTTATCCAGGATTACCCACAACTGCGCTTGGTCGTTGCCGGAGGACGCAGTTGGAAGCAGGCGTCCTTATTCAAGTGCATCGCGAAGCAGGGACTCTCGGGAAAAGTCATCTTTACCGGTCAGTGTACTGACGAAGAACTTTCCAATTATATAGCGCATACCAAGGCATTCCTTTTCCCTTCACTCTATGAAGGATTCGGGCTCCCACTGCTGGAAACACTCAAACAATGTCCGGCAGTCATCTCTGACATTCCGATTTTTCGAGAGCTTGGTCAACACCTCTCCGGCGTTCTATACGCCGACTTTCAGCAACCGTCGTCTGCTGCAGCCCAAATACGACAAATTCTTAGCACTCCCTCCCCAGAAAATTCAGATTTCGTCACCCCTGCAGCATCAAAACTTTTCTCTTGGGAAACGTGCGCATCCCAGCATGAAGAACTTTTCATGCAGTCCTCCGTCTCCACTCGCTTAAGGCACGAATTGCCTTGACGTTTTCAGCTTTTTTGAAAATATTAAAATTATACTGTTTATACAATTTTTATGTATGGTGCATATTGAATTTATACTGACAAACACTCCCCCAAAAACCAAGTAGAGAGTTATGAACAAAGCTTTTTTTCAAGATAAATGTATCCTGGTCACTGGCAGTTGTGGAACCATCGGTAGCGAGCTTATTCATCAGTTACTCAAAGAATACGGCGTCAAGAAACTCATCGGTATTGACAATAATGAAACCGAACTTTTCTTCCTCAGCCAGCGCCACCTCGAACACAAGGAAGCCGAATTCTATCTGGCAGACATCCGTGACCACCAAAAACTTTACAACCTCATGCAAGGTGTTGACATCGTTTTCCATGCAGCGGCCTATAAGCATGTCGCCATGTGCGAGATATCTCCCTTCGAAGCAGTTCAAACCAACATTCTAGGCGTGAAAAACATTGTTTCCGCAGCTGCGGAAAACGGCGTCGAAAAAGTCATTTTCACTAGCTCGGACAAGGCAGCAAACCCCACCAACGTCATGGGTACATCCAAACTCATGGGAGAACGCCTGATTACGGCGGCCAACCAGACAGTTAACTACAACGGAACCATTTTCGCCTCCACCCGATTCGGCAACGTGCTAGGCTCCAACGGTTCCGTCATTCCCATTTTCAGGGAACAGATTCGTGAAGGTAAACCCATCACCCTAACCGACCCTCAGATGACCCGCTTCATCATGAGCATTCCCGGAGCTGTCCAATTGGTCATCAACTCCGCCCAGATCGCATGCGGCGGCGAGGTCTTCGTCACAAAGATGCCCGTCATCAGGATTCAGGACCTTGCCGAAGTCATGATTGAAGAACTTCCATCGCAGTTCGGCAGAAAACCCGAGGACATCGACATCAAGATCATCGGCATCAAACCCGGCGAAAAGCTGTACGAAGAACTGATGACAGACGAAGAGACCAGCAGAACCGTTGAACTTGAACAATACTTCAGTGTGCTCCCGGCCCTGAGAATGCACTACGGCAACATCGATTATAGCTACGAAGGA
This genomic window contains:
- a CDS encoding SDR family NAD(P)-dependent oxidoreductase, which produces MNKAFFQDKCILVTGSCGTIGSELIHQLLKEYGVKKLIGIDNNETELFFLSQRHLEHKEAEFYLADIRDHQKLYNLMQGVDIVFHAAAYKHVAMCEISPFEAVQTNILGVKNIVSAAAENGVEKVIFTSSDKAANPTNVMGTSKLMGERLITAANQTVNYNGTIFASTRFGNVLGSNGSVIPIFREQIREGKPITLTDPQMTRFIMSIPGAVQLVINSAQIACGGEVFVTKMPVIRIQDLAEVMIEELPSQFGRKPEDIDIKIIGIKPGEKLYEELMTDEETSRTVELEQYFSVLPALRMHYGNIDYSYEGVLSETIDNAYNSHNETPLSKADLKDFLIRSKLIEGLD
- a CDS encoding glycosyltransferase family 1 protein yields the protein MSMTIGVDARHLDGTMHGIVRYTIKTMEHMVQSRRYHFVLLSNNPIDHPFKNKDAVSVHVDSKFSQMPGTLWLALRAGHLLRKLGINIFWSPLHALPLYGASNIPLVVTIHDLAHIYFPKSMTLKNQIVHRVFFSKAIGKATQIIAVSQTTRNDLKKEFGADAAAKTSVIYEGRSELPPSSSPPLIKGDYLLCIGSVEPRKNIASTVEALRLLIQDYPQLRLVVAGGRSWKQASLFKCIAKQGLSGKVIFTGQCTDEELSNYIAHTKAFLFPSLYEGFGLPLLETLKQCPAVISDIPIFRELGQHLSGVLYADFQQPSSAAAQIRQILSTPSPENSDFVTPAASKLFSWETCASQHEELFMQSSVSTRLRHELP